One segment of Danaus plexippus chromosome 10, MEX_DaPlex, whole genome shotgun sequence DNA contains the following:
- the LOC116778643 gene encoding LOW QUALITY PROTEIN: uncharacterized protein LOC116778643 (The sequence of the model RefSeq protein was modified relative to this genomic sequence to represent the inferred CDS: inserted 1 base in 1 codon), producing the protein MLKLYETKENRSVKNATAREFHKAFFIILKIFQVLDEPIPKWTYFVKIIMIFCALIATGILSLAIYHGIEIFDLPFITEAGVYFLIMSYKLLILSCTRLNVINYYALHSIMEEDFKYIYGKGSKYRTKFLRNQILTXKIFKFAIVFTGAIGSGMLIFAVCSLAFHSITNNSGDRKRPLLFPFWIFEIDFGLTPTYEIAFMFSNICICAYVLNYVFMIGTQIMWIREIALKADIVIWSIEDLMEGITHTRDTQMEMYFANLLKLRMKDIIQQHYSMISLLEHYAQVYKKLLLFEQKISAPVVCLSAYAATEKWDAGEFNAILILLCVGAITLIFIPCYLCTFLCVKINSICYACWNIPFWNAGPVIRPYLLLIMQRSLQPLPIKSPGFEEVSLQTFSNKMASAYSFFNMLRQANI; encoded by the exons atgttaaaattatatgaaacaaaggAAAATCGGAGTGTAAAAAATGCAACTGCTCGTGAGTTTCATAAAGCTTTCTtcataattcttaaaatattccaagTTTTGGATGAACCTATACCAAAATGGAC GTATTTTGTCAAAATCATAATGATATTCTGTGCTTTGATAGCAACTGGCATTCTATCTCTTGCCATCTACCACGGAATAGAGATATTTGATCTCCCCTTCATTACAGAAGCGGgagtatattttcttattatgtcATATAAACTTCTTATACTTTCTTGTACGAGACTAAacgtgataaattattatgcttTGCACAGCATTATGGAAGAAGATTTTAAGTACATTTACGGTAAAGGTTCTAAATACAG AACAAAGTTTCTCCGCAACCaaatcttaa aaaaaatctttaagttTGCAATAGTTTTCACCGGTGCTATTGGCTCAGGAATGCTAATCTTCGCTGTTTGCTCGCTCGCATTTCATTCCATTACTAACAATTCTGGAGATAGAAAGAGACCTCTGCTTTTCCCTTTCTGGATATTCGAAATTGATTTTGGATTGACTCCAACTTATGAAATAGCATTCATGTTCTCGAATATTTGCATTTGTGCTTATGtgttaaattatgttt TTATGATAGGTACACAGATAATGTGGATTAGAGAAATAGCGTTGAAAGCAGACATAGTCATTTGGAGCATTGAAGATCTCATGGAAGGAATCACACATACGAGAGATACTCAAATGGAGATGtattttgcaaatttattaaaacttagaaTGAAAGACATCATTCAACAACATTATTCTATGATTTC CCTATTGGAGCATTATGCccaagtatataaaaaactccTTCTGTTTGAACAAAAAATCAGCGCCCCTGTTGTGTGTCTGAGTGCATATGCAGCTACCGAG AAGTGGGATGCAGGTGAATTCAATGCCATTCTAATACTTCTTTGCGTTGGAGCTAttactttgatatttattcCCTGTTATTTGTGCACTTTTCTCTGCGTTAAG ATTAATTCAATTTGCTATGCCTGCTGGAATATCCCATTCTGGAATGCTGGTCCCGTTATTAGACCCTACCTATTGCTCATCATGCAGAGGTCGCTGCAGCCACTGCCAATAAAATCTCCCGGCTTTGAAGAAGTCTCTTTGCAGACATTTTCTAAT aAAATGGCTTCAGCGTATTCTTTCTTCAATATGCTGCGACAAGCAAATATTTAA